A single Haloglycomyces albus DSM 45210 DNA region contains:
- a CDS encoding arginine deiminase: MAQEYGVNSEVGALRTVMLHRPGGELKRLTPRNSSTLLFDGLPWVERAGEEHDAFARALTDRGVEVLYVRELLATALEVKEARSEAIASIFAEPEPFGTAHYSQSPTALQSFISDYLETLDGNSLATVLIEGLTKQELSDQRESPRLSENSLAWRMLHPEDFVVGPLPNMMFTRDSSLWLPTGAAVTSLAMPARHRETTLTSIIYNHHPRFAEVPHHYDASLESVEGGDVLLLAPGVLAIGVGERTTASGAERMARKAFKTNSIHTVLAVPIAQRRATMHIDTICTMVDRDKMVMYAPAEDQLTAYTIRQTDDDIAVEGPSPFLKAAAGAVGHDIDVIHTGMLDRVTADREQWDDGNNTLAIAPGTVVAYERNTITNERLAKAGVEVVTIPGSELVTGRGGPRCMSCPVWRED; encoded by the coding sequence ATGGCACAGGAATATGGAGTCAACAGTGAGGTCGGCGCCCTACGAACCGTCATGCTGCATCGACCGGGCGGTGAGCTGAAACGGCTCACCCCGAGGAATTCGAGCACCCTTCTCTTCGACGGCCTTCCCTGGGTGGAACGGGCCGGAGAAGAGCATGACGCGTTCGCCCGCGCCCTCACCGATCGCGGTGTTGAGGTTCTGTACGTGCGCGAATTGCTCGCCACGGCCTTGGAGGTCAAGGAGGCACGTAGCGAGGCAATCGCCTCCATTTTCGCTGAGCCGGAACCGTTCGGTACGGCGCACTATTCGCAGTCGCCGACGGCACTGCAGAGTTTCATCTCCGATTACTTGGAGACGCTCGACGGCAACAGTCTCGCGACGGTTTTGATCGAAGGTCTGACAAAACAGGAACTGTCCGATCAGCGGGAGTCTCCGCGCTTGTCGGAGAACTCCTTGGCGTGGCGCATGCTGCACCCCGAGGACTTCGTCGTGGGCCCCTTGCCCAATATGATGTTCACTCGTGACTCGTCGCTGTGGTTGCCCACGGGAGCGGCGGTCACGTCGCTGGCCATGCCCGCGCGGCATAGGGAGACCACCCTGACCAGCATCATTTACAACCACCATCCTCGTTTCGCCGAGGTCCCGCACCATTACGACGCGAGTCTGGAATCGGTGGAGGGCGGCGACGTTCTCCTCCTGGCTCCGGGAGTCCTGGCCATCGGGGTCGGGGAACGGACCACCGCTTCGGGTGCGGAACGCATGGCCCGTAAGGCGTTCAAGACCAACAGCATTCATACCGTCTTGGCCGTTCCGATCGCGCAGCGGCGCGCCACCATGCACATCGACACCATCTGCACGATGGTCGATCGCGACAAGATGGTCATGTACGCACCCGCCGAGGACCAGCTGACCGCCTACACCATTCGCCAAACCGACGACGACATCGCCGTGGAGGGGCCGAGCCCGTTCTTGAAGGCCGCCGCCGGCGCGGTGGGACACGATATCGACGTCATCCACACCGGGATGCTGGACCGTGTGACGGCCGATCGCGAACAGTGGGACGACGGGAACAACACTCTGGCGATCGCGCCGGGAACCGTGGTGGCCTACGAACGCAACACCATCACCAACGAACGCCTCGCCAAGGCCGGGGTTGAAGTGGTGACCATTCCGGGCTCGGAGCTGGTGACCGGGCGAGGTGGACCGCGTTGTATGTCCTGCCCGGTATGGCGAGAAGACTGA
- a CDS encoding sterol carrier family protein has translation MADPGEMIREAVAHPEDRGLLKDATRAALRLLSDKAPGHSVEVRVPPFGAVQVVEGPRHRRGTPPNVIETTPEVFLDLVTGKITFSEAVDAGKVLASGPRADLSDQLPLT, from the coding sequence AAGCGGTGGCCCACCCCGAGGATCGTGGTCTCTTGAAAGACGCCACGCGAGCCGCGCTCCGGTTGCTGTCGGACAAAGCTCCTGGGCATAGCGTGGAGGTGCGGGTTCCTCCGTTCGGGGCGGTACAGGTCGTCGAGGGGCCTCGACACCGGCGCGGCACCCCGCCGAATGTGATTGAAACTACACCTGAGGTATTCCTGGATCTGGTTACTGGAAAGATCACTTTCTCGGAGGCCGTGGACGCCGGAAAAGTGCTGGCATCCGGCCCGCGTGCCGACCTGAGCGACCAACTGCCTTTGACGTGA